The following proteins come from a genomic window of Blastococcus sp. HT6-30:
- a CDS encoding chemotaxis protein CheW yields the protein MTAPTGVLSTKNAAPATGGQLATFRLDGDLYGIEVQHVQEVLRSQQLTRVPLAPTAVAGLINLRGQVVTAIELRERLGRPPRPEGTDPVVIVVRLHGEAVSMLVDSIADVVDVDASDFEAPPDTLEGQARELIRGAYKLDGTLLLALDVQRAVSA from the coding sequence GTGACCGCTCCGACCGGTGTCCTGTCCACCAAGAACGCCGCGCCTGCGACCGGCGGCCAGCTGGCCACCTTCCGGCTGGACGGTGACCTGTACGGCATCGAGGTCCAGCACGTGCAGGAGGTGCTGCGCAGCCAGCAGCTCACCCGCGTGCCGCTCGCCCCGACGGCCGTCGCCGGCCTGATCAACCTCCGTGGCCAGGTGGTCACCGCCATCGAGCTGCGCGAGCGGCTCGGCCGGCCGCCGCGCCCCGAGGGCACCGACCCCGTCGTCATCGTCGTCCGGCTGCACGGCGAGGCGGTCAGCATGCTGGTCGACTCCATCGCCGACGTGGTCGACGTCGACGCCAGCGACTTCGAGGCGCCGCCGGACACGCTCGAGGGCCAGGCCCGGGAGCTCATCCGGGGGGCCTACAAGCTCGACGGCACACTGCTGCTGGCCTTGGACGTCCAGAGGGCCGTCAGCGCCTAG
- a CDS encoding chemotaxis protein CheA, translating to MDGLDDIVEEFLVESHENLDQLDTDLVALEQEPNSRERLSSIFRTIHTIKGTSGFLAFNRLEEVTHVGENMLSRLRDGELALTPTRTSVLLQMVDTVRSLLSSIEASGGEGSVDVSAVVAAISAAMEEAPAAAPAAAAVVEELHDDLPEEPLMPAPAVAGIAVPEPAVADQPEAEASAADAAGGQARRAVADSTIRVDVDLLDELMLLVGELVLTRNQIVQNVARQTDTDLIRASQRLNLIASELQEGVMKTRMQPIDHIWSKLPRVVRDLGLQLKKSIRLDMEGRDTELDKTLLEAVKDPLTHLVRNSVDHGIEAPDTRTKAGKPAEGVLTLRARHESGQVVVEVADDGAGIDPVKLGAKAVQRGLISQEALSRMSPADVLQLIFLPGFSTAAAVTNVSGRGVGMDVVKTNIESIGGTIEVESDAGVGTVCRLRIPLTLAIVPALTVECASDRYAIPQISLQELVSLDAEKAANAVEEVGGAPVYRLRGELLPLVRLTDVLGLTSERHDGHVVIAVLRSEGRRFGLVVDRVINTEEIVVKAVGGQLKAIGLYSGATVLGDGTVALILDVQALARRALRTETTDRQEARAGALQAVAAETDRQRLLLAAIGGGRRVAIPLDTVTRLEQVRTDAVERVGNREVVQYRGAILPMVRLDRHLGAYGESDREVLEVIVYADHGRSVAIVVEEILDIVDGEAAVRSDIDDIGLLGSAVLGDKVTELLDVRAAILAADPAFYSHSSSAPSGASDSLLEV from the coding sequence GTGGACGGTCTGGACGACATCGTCGAGGAGTTCCTCGTCGAGAGCCACGAGAACCTGGACCAGCTCGACACGGACCTCGTCGCCCTCGAGCAGGAGCCCAACTCCCGCGAGCGGCTGTCGAGCATCTTCCGGACCATCCACACCATCAAGGGCACCAGCGGCTTCCTGGCCTTCAACCGGCTCGAGGAGGTCACCCACGTCGGCGAGAACATGCTTTCCCGGCTGCGGGACGGCGAGCTCGCTCTGACCCCCACCCGGACCAGCGTCCTGCTGCAGATGGTGGACACCGTCCGGTCGCTGCTCAGCTCGATCGAGGCCAGCGGCGGCGAGGGGTCCGTGGACGTCTCGGCCGTCGTCGCCGCCATCAGCGCGGCCATGGAGGAGGCCCCGGCCGCCGCCCCCGCTGCCGCTGCAGTCGTCGAGGAGCTGCACGATGACCTGCCCGAGGAGCCACTGATGCCGGCTCCGGCCGTGGCGGGGATCGCGGTGCCCGAGCCCGCCGTCGCCGACCAGCCGGAGGCCGAGGCGTCCGCCGCCGACGCCGCCGGCGGCCAGGCCCGCCGTGCCGTCGCCGACAGCACCATCCGGGTCGACGTCGACCTGCTCGACGAGCTCATGCTGCTCGTCGGCGAGCTGGTGCTCACCCGCAACCAGATCGTGCAGAACGTCGCGCGGCAGACCGACACCGACCTGATCCGCGCCTCGCAGCGGCTCAACCTGATCGCCAGCGAGCTGCAGGAGGGCGTCATGAAGACGCGCATGCAGCCGATCGACCACATCTGGTCGAAGTTGCCGCGCGTCGTCCGCGACCTCGGCCTCCAGCTGAAGAAGTCGATCCGTCTGGACATGGAGGGCCGGGACACCGAGCTCGACAAGACCCTGCTCGAGGCGGTCAAGGATCCGTTGACCCACCTGGTCCGCAACTCCGTCGACCACGGCATCGAGGCCCCCGACACCCGCACGAAGGCCGGCAAGCCCGCCGAGGGCGTCCTCACCCTGCGGGCCCGGCACGAGAGCGGCCAGGTCGTGGTCGAGGTGGCCGACGACGGCGCCGGGATCGACCCGGTCAAGCTCGGCGCCAAGGCGGTGCAGCGGGGGCTGATCAGCCAGGAGGCGCTGTCCCGGATGAGCCCGGCCGACGTCCTGCAGCTGATCTTCCTGCCCGGCTTCTCCACCGCTGCCGCGGTCACCAACGTCTCCGGCCGCGGCGTCGGCATGGATGTCGTCAAGACCAACATCGAGTCCATCGGCGGCACCATCGAGGTCGAGTCCGACGCCGGTGTGGGCACCGTGTGCCGGCTGCGCATCCCGCTGACGCTGGCGATCGTCCCGGCGCTGACCGTCGAGTGTGCCTCCGACCGCTACGCCATCCCGCAGATCAGCCTGCAGGAGCTCGTGTCGCTGGACGCCGAGAAGGCCGCCAACGCCGTCGAGGAGGTCGGCGGGGCGCCGGTCTACCGGCTCCGTGGGGAGCTCCTCCCGCTCGTCCGCCTCACCGACGTCCTGGGCCTGACCTCCGAGCGGCACGACGGCCACGTGGTCATCGCGGTCCTGCGGTCCGAGGGCCGGCGGTTCGGCCTCGTCGTCGACCGGGTCATCAACACCGAGGAGATCGTCGTCAAGGCCGTGGGCGGGCAGCTCAAGGCCATCGGGCTCTACTCGGGGGCGACCGTCCTCGGCGACGGGACCGTCGCCCTGATCCTCGACGTGCAGGCGCTCGCCCGGCGGGCCCTGCGCACCGAGACCACCGACCGCCAGGAGGCCCGCGCCGGCGCGCTGCAGGCCGTGGCGGCGGAGACCGACCGGCAGCGCCTGCTCCTGGCCGCCATCGGCGGCGGCCGCCGGGTCGCCATCCCGCTCGACACCGTCACCCGGCTCGAGCAGGTGCGCACCGACGCGGTCGAGCGGGTCGGCAACCGGGAGGTCGTGCAGTACCGCGGCGCGATCCTCCCCATGGTGCGGCTCGACCGGCACCTGGGCGCCTACGGCGAGTCCGACCGCGAGGTGCTGGAGGTCATCGTCTACGCCGACCACGGTCGCAGCGTCGCGATCGTCGTCGAGGAGATCCTCGACATCGTCGACGGCGAGGCCGCGGTGCGCAGCGACATCGACGACATCGGCCTCCTCGGCTCGGCCGTCCTCGGCGACAAGGTGACCGAGCTGCTCGACGTCCGGGCCGCCATCCTCGCCGCCGACCCCGCGTTCTACTCGCACTCCTCCTCGGCGCCGTCCGGCGCCTCCGACTCCCTGCTGGAGGTCTGA
- a CDS encoding methyl-accepting chemotaxis protein, translating to MPASPSSRPWPVRWYADRPVGQKILTAVGVASLTAAAVGFLAVADLSELRNARAAELQTSMPYLNSLHELGLTAKATANDERGFLLTGDPEFQAEVDERLEKVDGLFASARSAAPTGAERAFLDELEASVGNWSESLHAEFALFPSDRAAAVAVAMGPTRELRKTYEEQLAAGIEAGEERLMTGAGYDQTVSDATRAVVLVCLLGIALAVLLGLVVTRSVTRPLGLLRESVGRLAAGDLTRQTGITSRDEIGRTAASLDEALDSLRGVLSSVVLSADAVAASSEELSASSSQISAGAEETSAQAGVVSAAAEEVSRSVQTVAAGAEEMGASIREIATNAAEASDVAARAVTAAETTTATVAKLGESSAEIGNVVKVITSIAEQTNLLALNATIEAARAGEAGKGFAVVANEVKELAQETAKATEDIARRVQAIQGDTTAAVAAIGEISAIVAQISDRQTTIASAVEEQTATTNEMSRSVVEAASGSTQIAENITGVSTAADSTTQALGQTRIAVDELSRMAADLRTTVGRFTY from the coding sequence ATGCCCGCATCTCCGTCGTCCCGCCCCTGGCCGGTGCGCTGGTACGCCGACCGCCCCGTGGGCCAGAAGATCCTGACGGCGGTGGGGGTCGCGTCGCTCACCGCGGCTGCCGTGGGCTTCCTGGCCGTCGCAGACCTCAGCGAGCTCCGCAACGCCCGCGCCGCCGAGCTGCAGACGTCGATGCCCTACCTGAACAGCCTGCACGAGCTGGGCCTCACCGCGAAGGCGACGGCCAACGACGAGCGCGGGTTCCTCCTCACCGGCGACCCGGAGTTCCAGGCGGAGGTCGACGAGCGGCTGGAGAAGGTCGACGGCCTCTTCGCGTCCGCGCGGTCCGCCGCTCCCACGGGTGCGGAGCGGGCGTTCCTCGACGAACTGGAGGCCTCGGTGGGCAACTGGTCGGAGAGCCTGCACGCGGAGTTCGCACTGTTCCCCTCGGACCGTGCCGCCGCCGTCGCCGTCGCCATGGGTCCTACCCGGGAGCTGCGGAAGACCTACGAGGAGCAGCTCGCCGCGGGGATCGAGGCCGGTGAGGAGCGCCTGATGACCGGCGCCGGCTACGACCAGACGGTCTCCGACGCCACCCGGGCGGTGGTCCTGGTGTGCCTGCTGGGCATCGCCCTGGCCGTCCTCCTGGGGCTGGTCGTCACCCGTTCGGTCACCCGGCCGCTCGGGTTGCTCCGGGAGAGCGTGGGCCGGCTCGCCGCCGGGGACCTGACCCGGCAGACGGGCATCACCAGCCGGGACGAGATCGGCCGGACCGCCGCGTCGCTGGACGAGGCGCTCGACTCGCTGCGCGGCGTGCTGTCCTCGGTGGTCCTCTCGGCGGATGCGGTGGCGGCCTCGTCGGAGGAGTTGAGCGCGTCGTCGTCGCAGATCTCGGCGGGTGCGGAGGAGACCAGCGCGCAGGCAGGCGTGGTCTCGGCTGCGGCCGAGGAGGTCTCGCGCAGCGTGCAGACCGTCGCCGCGGGTGCGGAGGAGATGGGTGCCTCGATCCGGGAGATCGCGACGAATGCGGCGGAGGCCTCCGACGTCGCGGCGCGTGCGGTGACCGCGGCGGAGACCACGACGGCGACGGTGGCGAAGCTGGGGGAGTCCTCGGCGGAGATCGGCAACGTGGTGAAGGTGATCACCTCGATCGCGGAGCAGACGAACCTGCTGGCGCTGAACGCCACGATCGAGGCCGCGCGGGCCGGTGAGGCCGGGAAGGGTTTCGCGGTGGTGGCCAACGAGGTGAAGGAGCTGGCGCAGGAGACGGCGAAGGCGACCGAGGACATCGCCCGCCGGGTGCAGGCGATCCAGGGTGACACGACCGCGGCGGTGGCGGCGATCGGGGAGATCTCCGCGATCGTCGCGCAGATCTCCGACCGGCAGACGACCATCGCCTCGGCGGTGGAGGAGCAGACCGCGACCACCAACGAGATGTCCCGGTCGGTGGTGGAGGCCGCCAGCGGCTCGACGCAGATCGCCGAGAACATCACCGGGGTCTCCACGGCGGCCGACTCGACCACCCAGGCGCTCGGGCAGACCCGGATCGCGGTGGACGAGCTGTCCCGCATGGCCGCCGACCTGCGCACGACGGTGGGCCGCTTCACCTACTGA
- a CDS encoding methyl-accepting chemotaxis protein, with protein sequence MSAPRHDQRHGHWYRDRGIATRIFAISAALLLGTIAATVTGITGTQRVADLHAEARDAVAAQRAVEAARYDLLWAANWQNITAWKARVDGGAVAAAPDGDNVAAYRDGAAGFEGLFELDRAQLDADAAASLEVIEQNWALMSDYNDQIFRLWQQGRLDEGDALSQGEKWDVFYVLDQAMVELVASVDARVAEAEVAVADARTETRVVSLVVFLIALLVGGGLAWSVSSGIVRGVRHVKAGLERLAANDLTVRLPVRGRDEVGEMAAALNTAAEAMSTAVNEIVASADAVAASSEELSASSQQIAGSAEETSAQSGVVAGAAEEVSRSVQTVAAGAEQMGASIREIAQNAAEASEVADRAVTAAATTTATVAKLGESSAEIGNVVKVITSIAEQTNLLALNATIEAARAGEAGKGFAVVANEVKELAQETAKATEDIARRVQAIQGDTTAAVAAIGEISAIVAQISDRQTTIASAVEEQTATTNEMSRSVQEAAGGTTEIANNITGVSTAAESTTTALTQTRTAVDELSRMAADLRTSVGRFTY encoded by the coding sequence ATGTCCGCACCACGGCACGACCAACGCCACGGGCACTGGTATCGCGACCGGGGCATCGCCACCCGGATCTTCGCCATCAGCGCCGCCCTGCTCCTGGGCACGATCGCCGCGACCGTCACCGGGATCACGGGCACGCAGCGCGTGGCCGATCTCCATGCCGAGGCGCGGGACGCTGTCGCCGCCCAGCGAGCGGTGGAGGCGGCCCGCTACGACCTGCTGTGGGCGGCGAACTGGCAGAACATCACCGCCTGGAAGGCCCGGGTCGACGGCGGAGCGGTCGCGGCCGCGCCCGACGGCGACAACGTGGCCGCCTACCGTGACGGCGCCGCCGGCTTCGAGGGGCTCTTCGAGCTCGACCGTGCGCAGCTGGACGCCGACGCCGCGGCCAGCCTCGAGGTGATCGAGCAGAACTGGGCGCTGATGAGCGACTACAACGACCAGATCTTCCGGCTGTGGCAGCAGGGGCGCCTCGACGAGGGCGATGCGCTGTCGCAGGGTGAGAAGTGGGACGTCTTCTACGTGCTCGACCAGGCCATGGTGGAGCTCGTCGCGTCGGTCGACGCCCGGGTCGCCGAGGCGGAGGTCGCGGTCGCTGACGCCCGCACCGAGACCCGCGTCGTCTCCCTGGTGGTCTTCCTGATCGCCCTCCTGGTCGGCGGGGGCCTTGCCTGGTCCGTCTCCAGCGGGATCGTCCGCGGCGTCCGGCACGTCAAGGCAGGCCTCGAGCGGCTGGCCGCCAACGACCTGACCGTCCGTCTCCCCGTCCGCGGGCGCGACGAGGTCGGCGAGATGGCGGCGGCGCTGAACACCGCCGCGGAGGCGATGTCGACCGCGGTGAACGAGATCGTCGCCTCTGCGGACGCGGTGGCCGCGTCGTCCGAGGAGCTGAGCGCGTCGTCGCAGCAGATCGCCGGATCGGCGGAGGAGACGTCCGCGCAGTCGGGTGTGGTGGCCGGTGCGGCGGAGGAGGTCTCGCGCAGCGTGCAGACGGTGGCCGCGGGTGCCGAGCAGATGGGTGCCTCGATCCGCGAGATCGCGCAGAACGCCGCCGAGGCCAGCGAGGTCGCCGACCGCGCCGTCACCGCGGCTGCCACGACGACGGCGACGGTGGCGAAGCTGGGGGAGTCCTCGGCGGAGATCGGCAACGTGGTGAAGGTGATCACCTCGATCGCGGAGCAGACGAACCTGCTGGCGCTGAACGCCACGATCGAGGCCGCGCGGGCCGGTGAGGCCGGGAAGGGTTTCGCGGTGGTGGCCAACGAGGTGAAGGAGCTGGCGCAGGAGACGGCGAAGGCGACCGAGGACATCGCCCGCCGGGTGCAGGCGATCCAGGGTGACACGACCGCGGCGGTGGCGGCGATCGGGGAGATCTCCGCGATCGTCGCGCAGATCTCCGACCGGCAGACGACCATCGCCTCGGCGGTGGAGGAGCAGACCGCGACCACCAACGAGATGAGCCGATCGGTGCAGGAGGCCGCCGGCGGGACCACCGAGATCGCCAACAACATCACCGGGGTCTCCACCGCCGCGGAATCGACGACCACGGCGTTGACGCAGACCCGCACGGCGGTCGACGAGCTCTCCCGGATGGCCGCGGACCTGCGCACCAGTGTCGGGAGGTTCACCTACTAG
- the otsB gene encoding trehalose-phosphatase: protein MSSPGPDAALAELATRRPLLVASDYDGVLARLRDDPAAAVPEPGVAEVLARLAAVDGVTVALVSGRGVDDLRRTSGLPGNFRWVGSHGAEFDGPLTDEDAGRRDELARLLAPLVEGTPGARLEVKPASVAVHVRQVADRDRAAALLAEAREKADPSLTMKPGKDVLEIAVTDADKGGALRRLVEELGAAAAVYLGDDVTDEDGFRALGPDDVTIKVGEGETAARYRVAGPEAVVDLLGRLADRLS from the coding sequence GTGAGCTCCCCCGGCCCCGACGCGGCGCTGGCCGAGCTGGCCACGCGCCGGCCGCTGCTGGTGGCCAGCGACTACGACGGGGTCCTCGCCCGGCTGCGCGACGACCCGGCGGCGGCCGTGCCGGAGCCCGGTGTGGCCGAGGTGCTGGCGCGGCTCGCCGCGGTCGACGGCGTGACCGTGGCCCTGGTCAGCGGCCGCGGGGTCGACGACCTGCGCCGGACCAGCGGGCTACCGGGGAACTTCCGCTGGGTCGGCAGCCACGGCGCGGAGTTCGACGGGCCGCTGACCGACGAGGATGCCGGACGGCGCGACGAGCTGGCGCGGCTGCTCGCCCCCCTCGTCGAGGGCACGCCCGGCGCCCGGCTGGAGGTGAAGCCGGCCAGCGTGGCGGTCCACGTCCGCCAGGTCGCCGACCGGGACCGTGCCGCCGCCCTGCTCGCGGAGGCGCGCGAGAAGGCAGATCCGTCACTGACGATGAAGCCGGGCAAGGACGTGCTCGAGATCGCCGTCACCGATGCGGACAAGGGCGGGGCGCTGCGGCGGCTCGTCGAGGAGCTCGGCGCGGCCGCCGCGGTGTACCTGGGCGACGACGTCACCGACGAGGACGGGTTCCGGGCACTGGGGCCCGACGACGTGACCATCAAAGTGGGCGAGGGCGAGACAGCCGCCCGCTACCGGGTCGCGGGTCCGGAGGCCGTGGTCGACCTCCTCGGCCGGCTGGCCGACCGGCTCTCCTGA
- a CDS encoding trehalose-6-phosphate synthase, with amino-acid sequence MTENAQDRVGADSPVVVVANRLPVDQVTDPDGTTRWQRSPGGLVTALEPFVAGRGGAWVGWSGSAGDAPEPFESGGMSLIPVPLTEDEVDRYYEGMSNASLWPLYHDVVEKPEYHRAWWDAYVQVNKRFAERTAAVAAEGAIVWVHDYQLQLVPAMLRQSRPDLTIGFFLHIPFPPYELFTQLPWRSAIVEGLLGADLVGFQRPSAAANFVELARRLHDLRCRRNQIEYDGRVVTARAFPISIDVTAFDELARSPEVIRRAKEIRSELGNPSKIILGVDRLDYTKGIGVRLSAFEELLEDGAVEAPDTVLVQVATPSRERVEHYVHMRETIEQQVGHINGVYGSIAGPAVHYFNQSMPREELAALYRAADVMLVTPYRDGMNLVAKEYVAARGDLGGALVLSEFAGAAAELRQAFLVNPHDIAGVKNQLVRALRIEPDEAAKRMRAMRRHLFKNDLEHWAGSFFDALKGQA; translated from the coding sequence ATGACCGAGAACGCGCAGGACAGGGTCGGGGCGGACAGCCCTGTGGTCGTGGTCGCGAACCGGCTTCCGGTCGACCAGGTCACCGACCCCGACGGCACCACCCGCTGGCAGCGCAGCCCGGGTGGTCTGGTCACCGCGCTCGAGCCGTTCGTCGCCGGACGCGGCGGGGCATGGGTGGGCTGGTCGGGTTCGGCCGGCGACGCACCGGAGCCCTTCGAGTCCGGCGGGATGTCGCTGATCCCGGTTCCGCTCACCGAGGACGAGGTCGACCGCTACTACGAGGGCATGTCCAACGCCTCGCTGTGGCCGCTGTACCACGACGTGGTGGAGAAGCCGGAGTACCACCGCGCCTGGTGGGACGCCTACGTGCAGGTCAACAAGCGGTTCGCCGAGCGGACCGCGGCGGTGGCCGCCGAGGGCGCCATCGTCTGGGTGCACGACTACCAGCTCCAGCTGGTGCCGGCGATGCTGCGGCAGAGCCGACCGGACCTGACCATCGGGTTCTTCCTGCACATCCCCTTCCCGCCGTACGAGCTGTTCACCCAGCTGCCCTGGCGCTCGGCCATCGTCGAGGGCCTGCTCGGCGCGGACCTGGTCGGCTTCCAGCGGCCGTCCGCGGCTGCGAACTTCGTCGAGCTCGCCCGGCGGCTGCACGACCTCAGGTGCCGCCGGAACCAGATCGAGTACGACGGCCGCGTGGTGACCGCCCGGGCCTTTCCGATCTCCATCGACGTCACCGCGTTCGACGAGCTCGCCCGCTCCCCCGAGGTCATCCGGCGCGCGAAGGAGATCCGCTCCGAGCTGGGCAACCCCAGCAAGATCATCCTCGGCGTCGACCGGCTGGACTACACCAAGGGCATCGGCGTCCGGCTCAGCGCCTTCGAGGAGCTGCTCGAGGACGGCGCGGTGGAGGCGCCCGACACCGTGCTCGTCCAGGTCGCGACGCCCAGCCGCGAGCGGGTCGAGCACTACGTGCACATGCGCGAGACGATCGAGCAGCAGGTCGGCCACATCAACGGCGTCTACGGCTCGATCGCCGGGCCGGCCGTGCACTACTTCAACCAGTCGATGCCGCGCGAGGAGCTCGCCGCTCTCTACCGCGCCGCCGACGTCATGCTGGTGACGCCCTACCGCGACGGCATGAACCTGGTGGCCAAGGAGTACGTCGCCGCGCGCGGCGACCTCGGTGGCGCGCTGGTGCTCTCCGAGTTCGCAGGGGCGGCGGCGGAGCTCCGCCAGGCCTTCCTCGTCAACCCGCACGACATCGCCGGGGTCAAGAACCAGCTCGTGCGTGCGCTGCGCATCGAGCCGGACGAGGCGGCCAAGCGGATGCGGGCCATGCGCCGGCACCTGTTCAAGAACGACCTGGAGCACTGGGCCGGCTCGTTCTTCGATGCCCTGAAGGGGCAGGCGTGA
- a CDS encoding CrcB family protein, whose translation MIPLLVALGAAVGAPLRLLATRAAGRDGRDPASGTLVANVVGSAVLGLLLGLADVPAGAVALVGTGFCGALTTFSTFGADVIRLLEAGRPVRALGYLLATVLLGLGAAAGAYLAARGI comes from the coding sequence GTGATCCCGTTGCTGGTGGCCCTCGGTGCCGCGGTGGGCGCCCCGCTGCGCCTCCTCGCCACCCGGGCGGCGGGCCGGGACGGCCGGGACCCGGCGTCGGGGACCCTCGTGGCCAACGTCGTCGGCAGCGCGGTCCTGGGCCTGCTGCTGGGCCTGGCCGACGTCCCCGCGGGCGCCGTGGCGCTCGTCGGCACAGGGTTCTGCGGCGCGCTGACCACCTTCTCCACGTTCGGTGCCGACGTGATCCGTCTGCTGGAGGCCGGTCGGCCGGTCCGGGCGCTGGGCTACCTGCTCGCCACCGTGCTGCTCGGCCTCGGCGCGGCCGCCGGCGCCTACCTGGCCGCACGGGGGATCTGA
- the crcB gene encoding fluoride efflux transporter CrcB, with translation MAYLLAALGGALGSLARWSLAEAVPTSPGGWPWATLLVNLTGCLLLGALLAALTASSPEPGWARPLLGVGVLGGYTTYSTFAVEVVALVEGGAPVWAAGYVLASAVGGVVAVLLGAQAVRSARGPAGAATGRSDR, from the coding sequence ATGGCCTACCTGCTGGCGGCGCTGGGCGGGGCGCTGGGCTCCCTGGCCCGGTGGTCGCTCGCCGAGGCGGTGCCCACCTCCCCCGGCGGCTGGCCCTGGGCGACCCTGCTCGTGAACCTGACCGGCTGCCTCCTCCTCGGTGCCTTGCTGGCCGCCCTCACCGCCAGCTCCCCCGAACCGGGCTGGGCGCGGCCGCTCCTCGGCGTGGGCGTGCTCGGCGGGTACACGACGTACTCGACGTTCGCCGTCGAGGTCGTCGCGCTGGTGGAGGGCGGGGCGCCGGTGTGGGCCGCGGGGTACGTGCTGGCGTCGGCCGTCGGCGGCGTCGTCGCCGTCCTGCTGGGCGCGCAGGCGGTCCGGTCGGCCCGGGGGCCGGCCGGGGCAGCGACCGGGAGGTCGGACCGGTGA
- a CDS encoding CaiB/BaiF CoA-transferase family protein — protein MGPLEGVRVVEFAGLGPGPFCGMLLADLGADVVRIDRKGARGGLVGSLGATSLLDRGKRSIALDLKDPADVAVVRALVRRSDVLLEGFRPGVMERLELGPDDLMADSPGLVYGRMTGWGQTGPLAHSAGHDIGYIALTGALGASGRPDERPAPPLNLLGDFGGGGVFLALGALAALLHARTTGRGQVVDAAIVDGTAVLTTMIHGMLDAGAWTDRRGRNLLDTGAPFYDVYRCADGHFLAVGALEEQFYAALLAGLELAGDETLPDRSDPRQWPVLRERFTEAFASRTRAQWWEVFEGTDACVAPVWSLLEATEDRHNTERGVFVEVGGVVQPAVAPRFSATPGAVGRVPAVGEHTDEIRAELGL, from the coding sequence GTGGGACCGCTGGAGGGCGTACGGGTCGTCGAGTTCGCCGGGCTCGGGCCCGGCCCGTTCTGCGGGATGCTGCTGGCCGACCTGGGCGCCGACGTGGTGCGGATCGACCGGAAAGGCGCCCGCGGGGGCCTGGTCGGCTCGCTCGGCGCCACGTCCCTGCTCGACCGGGGCAAGCGCTCGATCGCGCTCGACCTCAAGGACCCGGCCGACGTGGCGGTGGTCCGCGCCCTCGTGCGGCGGTCCGACGTCCTGCTGGAGGGCTTCCGGCCCGGCGTCATGGAACGGCTGGAGCTGGGCCCCGACGACCTGATGGCCGACTCGCCGGGCCTGGTCTACGGGCGCATGACCGGCTGGGGGCAGACCGGCCCCCTGGCGCACAGCGCCGGCCACGACATCGGCTACATCGCGCTCACCGGGGCCCTGGGCGCCAGCGGGCGCCCCGACGAGCGGCCGGCGCCGCCGCTGAACCTGCTCGGTGACTTCGGCGGCGGGGGAGTGTTCCTCGCCCTCGGTGCGCTCGCCGCACTCCTGCACGCCCGCACCACGGGGCGGGGTCAGGTCGTCGACGCCGCGATCGTCGACGGGACCGCCGTCCTGACCACGATGATCCACGGCATGCTGGACGCCGGCGCCTGGACCGACCGGCGAGGCCGGAACCTGCTCGACACCGGGGCGCCGTTCTACGACGTCTACCGCTGCGCCGACGGGCACTTCCTGGCGGTGGGCGCGCTGGAGGAGCAGTTCTACGCGGCCCTGCTCGCCGGGCTGGAGCTCGCCGGTGACGAGACGCTGCCCGACCGGAGCGACCCCCGCCAGTGGCCGGTGCTGCGCGAGCGCTTCACCGAGGCGTTCGCCTCCCGGACCCGCGCGCAGTGGTGGGAGGTGTTCGAGGGGACCGATGCCTGCGTGGCACCGGTCTGGTCGCTGCTGGAGGCGACCGAGGACCGGCACAACACCGAGCGCGGGGTCTTCGTGGAGGTCGGCGGCGTGGTCCAGCCCGCGGTCGCCCCGCGGTTCTCCGCGACGCCCGGGGCCGTCGGGCGGGTGCCCGCGGTGGGGGAGCACACCGACGAGATCCGCGCCGAGCTGGGGCTGTAG